From the genome of Vicia villosa cultivar HV-30 ecotype Madison, WI linkage group LG2, Vvil1.0, whole genome shotgun sequence, one region includes:
- the LOC131647751 gene encoding NADH kinase: MTMKRLLLLLKPSVASAQPSHTHPRVLQFLNNRHKVHGESVYFCQEILRKKSVEWKAVLGNNLTEPINNVDLVVAIGGDGTLLLASHLMDDKIPVLGVNSDPTRIDEVEKFSGEFDAARSTGHLCAATVENFEQVLDGILENRITPSKLTRIKISVNALHLPTYALNDILVANPCPASISRFSFRITKENQPFSPLVSIRSSGLRVSTAAGSTAAMLSAGGFPMPILSPDLQYMVREPISPGAASDSMHGLIKHDETMNTTWACRKGVIYIDGSHINYAIKDGDIIQISNKAPSLKVFLPDHLLGLAKM, from the exons ATGACGATGAAGAGACTCTTACTACTGCTTAAACCCTCTGTTGCATCAGCGCAACCTTCCCACACTCACCCTCGG GTCTTGCAGTTTTTGAATAATAGGCATAAGGTACACGGTGAATCCGTATACTTTTGTCAAGAAATTCTGAGGAAAAAGTCGGTTGAATGGAAAGCAGTGCTTGGAAACAATTTGACGGAGCCCATCAATAATGTGGACCTGGTTGTTGCAATTGGTGGTGATGGAACTCTTCTGCTGGCTAGCCATTTAATGGACGACAAAATTCCTGTTCTTGGAGTGAACTCTGATCCTACTCGAATTGATGAG GTGGAAAAATTCAGTGGTGAGTTTGATGCTGCTAGAAGCACTGGTCATCTTTGTGCTGCAACTGTTGAAAACTTTGAGCAA GTTCTAGATGGTATACTCGAAAATCGAATAACTCCTTCCAAGTTAACAAGGATCAAGATATCTGTAAATGCACTACACTTGCCAACTTATGCTCTCAATGATATCTTAGTTGCAAATCCATGTCCTGCTTCAATCTCTAGATTCTCCTTCAG aattacaaaggaaaatcAACCATTTTCGCCACTAGTTAGCATTAGATCAAGCGGTCTAAGGGTTTCAACAGCTGCCGGTTCAACAGCTGCAATGCTTTCAGCAGGTGGATTTCCGATGCCCATTTTATCTCCGGATCTCCAGTACATGGTAAGGGAACCTATCTCACCTGGGGCAGCGTCTGACTCTATGCATGGATTGATTAAACACGACGAAACAATGAACACTACATGGGCTTGTAGAAAAGGTGTGATATATATTGATGGTTCTCATATCAACTACGCCATTAAAGATGGGGACATCATTCAGATTTCTAACAAGGCACCTAGTCTGAAAGTTTTCTTGCCTGATCACTTGTTAGGATTGGCAAAGATGTAA